A genomic window from Megalobrama amblycephala isolate DHTTF-2021 linkage group LG2, ASM1881202v1, whole genome shotgun sequence includes:
- the sytl2a gene encoding synaptotagmin-like protein 2 isoform X4: protein MIDLSYLTEEEQEMILTVLKRDAELKKSEEQRIKQLRKTERDRGKLKYLTGEWFYETKYHRHRDRIHGSDIIRASMRQRKPVTILELTQRWSEKPTCVYGEKKDVYIPPELSGLIEDLSTQSQNERVDDEAQQERQRLQIKPRQNPFNSVRLQRNEARLNNGVKEANQTPAEEPFLPAENYTLHHTTLNTGNTDTHVATQCKPVPKKRLLLYSCKDSSLDTGSSDSGVSQVMTPAPRGILKHNSSSCSSTDSLLLHIPTNDGSSSQSSATVSPISPKTPISPPLSPCSVHSASGWLDRKQVRFSSVGGPIESVQGEHSVLEEDWSPVLDQDRSDITENGRHEHYGEPQSSQVSNIHSSTEVTGKAIELSAEGQTDKVTVEEGRPISKLLEWFGRGSRNGKLKESSVKREMNEEEPKESPEAKSEDSATPVDQPNTKPPPKPRRSFFALFSRAEKKDKISEVQASDKEVISQDKTESLECEPSCTLRPEADDNILQRISVPTESRMAEILKDKNKPDRLICEDTPPREKFDQGEVSPGKMAVLKSFWEKGNRGPKIISIKKESEVEESETSHLNENYHNTLDRRLSDSNISPSKPKPSVPNPVDVESTTGEISSVSPRKASNGGDISASHEDGNPSTLDSSKVSEDSSSELQTLTVKSNVKLSPSSLLKYKDNSLGSELQEESIYRDISDLKKEISTFKMSLSQQEDKVSINDLKSFWENEKSCLRVIVGSPTCTANVKNPSTESSPKRSSGGLSEPQFDIRSNSPSSPDRMGFKEAGLIAEKEKMEKTEEKQRSPIRVPLQDLQGIRGRVSYVTMNISNFRQSVSDKHTKPSPPSSPFRSLPPKGQHDKPQSADIYQPKDQDQTRTPSPLRQSKVPRRDSYPNKESKKDGSPLRTFMIDINPGDRSPCDLRVKSGQTRSCTSPEHQGKTLEGRIDDRPIVLKERKLSVDSLTRFYIPLSLHHYLGLPEQTVLGEREQVKVQAYEIFEQMNQGRLSNESSPSRQSLPESEEITFDSSGSSTPEAWSISHTSSYWDSEDEGPVKAALERANARPISISKSLEDLTSTPLQERWKTDPRSDVRKSMENVSAVTPNTKTSFSDPEQVKMMSMSVPAFMQQEVTGSVMSIYSSEFGNVEVKGTIQFAIHYVQKLGEFHIFVVQCKDLAVADVKRNRSDPYVKCYLLPDKAKYGKKKTCVRKKTLDPAYNEILRFKIPMEMLKTQKLNTSVWHNDTFGRNSFLGEVEVDLAEWDFNNTQMNEYLLKGRVQVPTSPKHSVGGGEMSAEIKVALRFLPQTSHSQKNKGNGEVQIWVKECKNLPISRGVAIDPFVKCAVLPDASRKNRQKTRVLKRSSNPVFNHTMVYDGFRQEDLKEACVELTVWDHDRLNNHFIGGIRLGPGTGKSYGTEVNWMDSNAAEAALWERMMQSQNEWVEDVLPLRMMVMARMSR from the exons ATGATTGACCTGAGTTATCTGACAGAGGAAGAGCAAGAGATGATCCTGACAGTGCTGAAGAGGGACGCAGAGCTGAAAAAGTCGGAAGAACAGAGGATTAA GCAGCTTCGTAAGACTGAGAGAGACAGAGGCAAGCTGAAGTACTTGACTGGGGAGTGGTTTTACGAGACAAAGTACCACAGACACAGAGATAGGATCCATGGCTCCGACATCATCAGAGCGTCCATGAGACAGAGGAAACCCGTGACGATAT TGGAGCTCACTCAAAGATGGTCTGAGAAACCCACTTGTGTTTATGGTGAGAAGAAAGATGTGTACATTCCTCCAGAGCTTTCAGGACTCATTGAGGATCTGTCCACACAATCACAGAATGAGAG GGTGGACGATGAAGCCCAGCAGGAAAGACAGAGACTTCAAATCAAG cCTAGGCAGAATCCATTCAATAGTGTGCGATTACAGAGAAATGAAGCCAGACTTAACAATGGAGTGAAGGAGGCCAACCAGACACCTGCTGAGG AGCCTTTCCTTCCAGCTGAGAACTACACACTCCATCACACTACTCTAAACACAGGCAACACTGACACCCATGTAGCCACTCAATGCAAACCTGTGCCAAAAAAGAGATTGCTGCTGTATTCCTGCAAAGACTCTTCCCTGGACACCGGCAGCAGTGACAGTGGAGTTAGTCAGGTCATGACCCCTGCTCCCAGAGGCATCCTGAAGCACAACAGCTCCAGTTGTAGCTCTACCGACTCTCTGCTACTCCACATTCCCACCAATGATGGCAGCAGCAGTCAGTCTTCTGCTACGGTCAGCCCCATCAGTCCTAAAACTCCCATCAGCCCTCCTCTTTCCCCCTGTTCAGTGCACTCTGCTTCAGGGTGGTTAGATAGGAAACAGGTCCGCTTCTCCTCTGTCGGCGGGCCTATAGAAAGTGTGCAAGGAGAGCACAGTGTGCTGGAGGAAGATTGGAGTCCTGTGTTGGACCAGGATAGAAGTGATATCACAGAAAACG GTCGTCATGAGCATTATGGTGAACCTCAGTCCTCACAGGTGTCCAACATCCACAGCTCTACTGAAGTAACAGGTAAGGCCATTGAGTTGAGTGCAGAGGGCCAGACTGATAAGGTTACAGTGGAAGAGGGTCGCCCAATTTCAAAGTTACTTGAATGGTTTGGGAGAGGCTCTCGAAATGGAAAGCTGAAAGAGTCATCAGTCAAGAGAGAGATGAATGAAGAGGAACCAAAAGAAAGCCCAGAAGCCAAGTCAGAAGATTCAGCAACTCCAGTTGACCAGCCAAACACGAAGCCACCACCAAAGCCCCGTAGGagtttttttgcattgttttcGAGAGCAGAGAAAAAAGACAAGATTTCAGAAGTTCAAGCATCTGACAAAGAAGTGATAAGTCAAGATAAAACAGAAAGTTTAGAATGTGAACCCTCTTGCACTTTGAGGCCTGAGGCAGATGATAATATACTTCAGAGGATCTCTGTTCCTACAGAGAGCAGGATGGCTGAAAtattaaaagataaaaacaaaCCAGACAGACTAATATGTGAAGATACTCCTCCAAGAGAGAAGTTTGACCAAGGTGAGGTATCACCAGGAAAAATGGCCGTCCTGAAGTCATTCTGGGAAAAGGGGAACAGAGGACCTAAAATAATAAGCATTAAAAAAGAATCTGAGGTAGAAGAAAGTGAGACATCTCACCTTAATGAGAATTATCACAACACATTAGACAGAAGGTTGTCAGATTCAAACATCAGCCCATCAAAACCCAAACCCAGTGTTCCAAACCCAGTTGATGTAGAATCTACAACAGGTGAGATTTCTTCAGTATCACCTAGAAAAGCATCCAATGGTGGTGATATATCAGCCTCACATGAAGATGGGAACCCTTCTACTTTGGACAGCAGTAAGGTCTCAGAAGACTCAAGCAGTGAACTACAAACTCTCACAGTGAAATCGAATGTCAAACTGTCACCTAGTTCACTGCTAAAATATAAAGATAATTCTCTGGGCAGTGAGCTACAAGAAGAGTCAATCTACAGGGATATATCAGACCTGAAGAAGGAAATCTCCACCTTCAAAATGTCCCTCAGTCAACAGGAAGATAAAGTCTCGATCAATGATCTCAAGTCATTTTGGGAGAATGAAAAAAGTTGCCTTAGAGTAATTGTAGGCTCACCAACATGTACAGCCAACGTTAAAAACCCGTCCACAGAGTCATCTCCAAAACGTTCTTCAGGAGGACTTTCTGAACCTCAGTTTGACATCAGGTCAAACAGCCCAAGTTCCCCAGACAGAATGGGTTTCAAAGAGGCTGGTTTGATTGCAGAAAAAGAGAAGATGGAAAAGACTGAGGAAAAACAAAGAAGTCCAATTAGAGTGCCATTACAAGACCTTCAAGGTATCAGAGGTAGGGTTTCTTACGTCACCATGAATATTTCTAATTTCAGACAGTCAgtttcagacaaacacacaaagcCAAGTCCACCATCATCTCCCTTCAGAAGTCTCCCTCCAAAAGGTCAACATGATAAGCCACAGTCCGCTGACATTTACCAACCAAAAGACCAAGATCAAACCAGAACGCCCAGCCCATTACGGCAGTCTAAAGTACCTCGTAGAGATTCATATCCAAACAAGGAGTCCAAGAAGGATGGTTCTCCCTTAAGAACCTTTATGATAGATATCAATCCTGGCGACAGGAGTCCATGCGATCTTAGGGTTAAATCAGGGCAAACTAGGTCGTGTACCTCTCCTGAACACCAAGGGAAGACTTTGGAAGGACGCATTGATGATAGACCCATCGTGCTTAAAGAACGAAAGCTGTCAGTGGACTCTCTGACCCGGTTTTATATTCCCCTGAGTTTACACCATTACCTGGGCTTACCCGAGCAGACGGTCTTAGGTGAAAGAGAACAGGTTAAGGTACAGGCATATGAAATATTTGAACAGATGAACCAAGGCAGATTGAGCAATGAGAGTTCCCCTTCTCGACAATCCCTACCTGAATCGGAGGAGATCACCTTTGACTCCTCGGGGAGCTCCACACCTGAAGCCTGGTCAATCTCACACACCAGTTCATACT GGGATAGTGAGGATGAAGGCCCTGTCAAAGCCGCTCTGGAACGAGCCAATGCCAGACCCATCTCTATTTCCAAAAGTCTAGAGGACCTGACATCCACACCTTTAC AAGAGAGATGGAAGACTGACCCAAGGAGTGATGTTAGGAAGAGTATGGAAAATG TGTCTGCAGTCACTCCCAACACCAAAACATCCTTCTCCGACCCAGAACAGGTGAAGATGATGAGTATGTCTGTACCTGCATTCATGCAACAAGAG GTCACTGGCAGTGTGATGAGCATCTACAGTAGCGAGTTTGGTAATGTGGAGGTCAAAGGCACAATCCAGTTCGCCATTCACTACGTACAGAAACTGGGAGAGTTCCACATCTTTGTTGTGCAGTGCAAGGACCTCGCCGTAGCAGATGTTAAGAGGAACCGATCTGATCC GTATGTTAAATGTTACTTGCTACCTGATAAAGCAAAAtatggaaagaaaaaaacatgcgTGAGGAAGAAGACTCTGGATCCAGCTTATAACGAAATCCTACGG TTTAAGATTCCAATGGAGATGCTGAAAACCCAGAAGCTGAACACCTCTGTGTGGCACAATGACACATTTGGGCGTAACAGCTTTCTTGGAGAGGTTGAGGTTGATCTGGCCGAATGGGATTTCAATAACACGCAAATGAATGAATATCTACTTAAAGGAAGG GTTCAGGTTCCCACCAGCCCAAAACATTCTGTCGGTGGTGGGGAAATGAGTGCAGAGATTAAAGTAGCTCTGCGCTTTCTCCCGCAGACTTCTCACA GTCAGAAGAACAAGGGGAATGGTGAGGTGCAAATATGGGTGAAAGAATGCAAGAATCTGCCTATTTCCAGGGGTGTTGCCATTGACCCATTTGTCAAATG TGCAGTCCTCCCAGATGCCAGTCGAAAAAACCGTCAGAAGACCAGAGTGTTGAAGAGGTCTTCTAACCCAGTGTTTAACCACACCATGGTTTATGATGGCTTCAGACAAGAGGACCTCAAAGAGGCCTGTGTGGAGCTTACAGTGTGGGATCATGACAGACTCAACAACCACTTCATTGGGGGTATTAGACTTGGCCCTGGAACAG GTAAAAGTTACGGCACTGAAGTGAACTGGATGGACTCTAACGCTGCTGAAGCAGCCCTGTGGGAAAGAATGATGCAATCTCAGAATGAATGGGTGGAAGATGTATTACCTTTGAGAATGATGGTCATGGCAAGAATGTCTAGATAG
- the sytl2a gene encoding synaptotagmin-like protein 2 isoform X1, with the protein MIDLSYLTEEEQEMILTVLKRDAELKKSEEQRIKQLRKTERDRGKLKYLTGEWFYETKYHRHRDRIHGSDIIRASMRQRKPVTILELTQRWSEKPTCVYGEKKDVYIPPELSGLIEDLSTQSQNERVDDEAQQERQRLQIKPRQNPFNSVRLQRNEARLNNGVKEANQTPAEEPFLPAENYTLHHTTLNTGNTDTHVATQCKPVPKKRLLLYSCKDSSLDTGSSDSGVSQVMTPAPRGILKHNSSSCSSTDSLLLHIPTNDGSSSQSSATVSPISPKTPISPPLSPCSVHSASGWLDRKQVRFSSVGGPIESVQGEHSVLEEDWSPVLDQDRSDITENGRHEHYGEPQSSQVSNIHSSTEVTGKAIELSAEGQTDKVTVEEGRPISKLLEWFGRGSRNGKLKESSVKREMNEEEPKESPEAKSEDSATPVDQPNTKPPPKPRRSFFALFSRAEKKDKISEVQASDKEVISQDKTESLECEPSCTLRPEADDNILQRISVPTESRMAEILKDKNKPDRLICEDTPPREKFDQGEVSPGKMAVLKSFWEKGNRGPKIISIKKESEVEESETSHLNENYHNTLDRRLSDSNISPSKPKPSVPNPVDVESTTGEISSVSPRKASNGGDISASHEDGNPSTLDSSKVSEDSSSELQTLTVKSNVKLSPSSLLKYKDNSLGSELQEESIYRDISDLKKEISTFKMSLSQQEDKVSINDLKSFWENEKSCLRVIVGSPTCTANVKNPSTESSPKRSSGGLSEPQFDIRSNSPSSPDRMGFKEAGLIAEKEKMEKTEEKQRSPIRVPLQDLQGIRGRVSYVTMNISNFRQSVSDKHTKPSPPSSPFRSLPPKGQHDKPQSADIYQPKDQDQTRTPSPLRQSKVPRRDSYPNKESKKDGSPLRTFMIDINPGDRSPCDLRVKSGQTRSCTSPEHQGKTLEGRIDDRPIVLKERKLSVDSLTRFYIPLSLHHYLGLPEQTVLGEREQVKVQAYEIFEQMNQGRLSNESSPSRQSLPESEEITFDSSGSSTPEAWSISHTSSYWDSEDEGPVKAALERANARPISISKSLEDLTSTPLQERWKTDPRSDVRKSMENVSAVTPNTKTSFSDPEQVKMMSMSVPAFMQQEMDCGNSDCASVSSSQYDRLRTCNTPSNFSTCSEVASMSSVTGSVMSIYSSEFGNVEVKGTIQFAIHYVQKLGEFHIFVVQCKDLAVADVKRNRSDPYVKCYLLPDKAKYGKKKTCVRKKTLDPAYNEILRFKIPMEMLKTQKLNTSVWHNDTFGRNSFLGEVEVDLAEWDFNNTQMNEYLLKGRVQVPTSPKHSVGGGEMSAEIKVALRFLPQTSHSQKNKGNGEVQIWVKECKNLPISRGVAIDPFVKCAVLPDASRKNRQKTRVLKRSSNPVFNHTMVYDGFRQEDLKEACVELTVWDHDRLNNHFIGGIRLGPGTGKSYGTEVNWMDSNAAEAALWERMMQSQNEWVEDVLPLRMMVMARMSR; encoded by the exons ATGATTGACCTGAGTTATCTGACAGAGGAAGAGCAAGAGATGATCCTGACAGTGCTGAAGAGGGACGCAGAGCTGAAAAAGTCGGAAGAACAGAGGATTAA GCAGCTTCGTAAGACTGAGAGAGACAGAGGCAAGCTGAAGTACTTGACTGGGGAGTGGTTTTACGAGACAAAGTACCACAGACACAGAGATAGGATCCATGGCTCCGACATCATCAGAGCGTCCATGAGACAGAGGAAACCCGTGACGATAT TGGAGCTCACTCAAAGATGGTCTGAGAAACCCACTTGTGTTTATGGTGAGAAGAAAGATGTGTACATTCCTCCAGAGCTTTCAGGACTCATTGAGGATCTGTCCACACAATCACAGAATGAGAG GGTGGACGATGAAGCCCAGCAGGAAAGACAGAGACTTCAAATCAAG cCTAGGCAGAATCCATTCAATAGTGTGCGATTACAGAGAAATGAAGCCAGACTTAACAATGGAGTGAAGGAGGCCAACCAGACACCTGCTGAGG AGCCTTTCCTTCCAGCTGAGAACTACACACTCCATCACACTACTCTAAACACAGGCAACACTGACACCCATGTAGCCACTCAATGCAAACCTGTGCCAAAAAAGAGATTGCTGCTGTATTCCTGCAAAGACTCTTCCCTGGACACCGGCAGCAGTGACAGTGGAGTTAGTCAGGTCATGACCCCTGCTCCCAGAGGCATCCTGAAGCACAACAGCTCCAGTTGTAGCTCTACCGACTCTCTGCTACTCCACATTCCCACCAATGATGGCAGCAGCAGTCAGTCTTCTGCTACGGTCAGCCCCATCAGTCCTAAAACTCCCATCAGCCCTCCTCTTTCCCCCTGTTCAGTGCACTCTGCTTCAGGGTGGTTAGATAGGAAACAGGTCCGCTTCTCCTCTGTCGGCGGGCCTATAGAAAGTGTGCAAGGAGAGCACAGTGTGCTGGAGGAAGATTGGAGTCCTGTGTTGGACCAGGATAGAAGTGATATCACAGAAAACG GTCGTCATGAGCATTATGGTGAACCTCAGTCCTCACAGGTGTCCAACATCCACAGCTCTACTGAAGTAACAGGTAAGGCCATTGAGTTGAGTGCAGAGGGCCAGACTGATAAGGTTACAGTGGAAGAGGGTCGCCCAATTTCAAAGTTACTTGAATGGTTTGGGAGAGGCTCTCGAAATGGAAAGCTGAAAGAGTCATCAGTCAAGAGAGAGATGAATGAAGAGGAACCAAAAGAAAGCCCAGAAGCCAAGTCAGAAGATTCAGCAACTCCAGTTGACCAGCCAAACACGAAGCCACCACCAAAGCCCCGTAGGagtttttttgcattgttttcGAGAGCAGAGAAAAAAGACAAGATTTCAGAAGTTCAAGCATCTGACAAAGAAGTGATAAGTCAAGATAAAACAGAAAGTTTAGAATGTGAACCCTCTTGCACTTTGAGGCCTGAGGCAGATGATAATATACTTCAGAGGATCTCTGTTCCTACAGAGAGCAGGATGGCTGAAAtattaaaagataaaaacaaaCCAGACAGACTAATATGTGAAGATACTCCTCCAAGAGAGAAGTTTGACCAAGGTGAGGTATCACCAGGAAAAATGGCCGTCCTGAAGTCATTCTGGGAAAAGGGGAACAGAGGACCTAAAATAATAAGCATTAAAAAAGAATCTGAGGTAGAAGAAAGTGAGACATCTCACCTTAATGAGAATTATCACAACACATTAGACAGAAGGTTGTCAGATTCAAACATCAGCCCATCAAAACCCAAACCCAGTGTTCCAAACCCAGTTGATGTAGAATCTACAACAGGTGAGATTTCTTCAGTATCACCTAGAAAAGCATCCAATGGTGGTGATATATCAGCCTCACATGAAGATGGGAACCCTTCTACTTTGGACAGCAGTAAGGTCTCAGAAGACTCAAGCAGTGAACTACAAACTCTCACAGTGAAATCGAATGTCAAACTGTCACCTAGTTCACTGCTAAAATATAAAGATAATTCTCTGGGCAGTGAGCTACAAGAAGAGTCAATCTACAGGGATATATCAGACCTGAAGAAGGAAATCTCCACCTTCAAAATGTCCCTCAGTCAACAGGAAGATAAAGTCTCGATCAATGATCTCAAGTCATTTTGGGAGAATGAAAAAAGTTGCCTTAGAGTAATTGTAGGCTCACCAACATGTACAGCCAACGTTAAAAACCCGTCCACAGAGTCATCTCCAAAACGTTCTTCAGGAGGACTTTCTGAACCTCAGTTTGACATCAGGTCAAACAGCCCAAGTTCCCCAGACAGAATGGGTTTCAAAGAGGCTGGTTTGATTGCAGAAAAAGAGAAGATGGAAAAGACTGAGGAAAAACAAAGAAGTCCAATTAGAGTGCCATTACAAGACCTTCAAGGTATCAGAGGTAGGGTTTCTTACGTCACCATGAATATTTCTAATTTCAGACAGTCAgtttcagacaaacacacaaagcCAAGTCCACCATCATCTCCCTTCAGAAGTCTCCCTCCAAAAGGTCAACATGATAAGCCACAGTCCGCTGACATTTACCAACCAAAAGACCAAGATCAAACCAGAACGCCCAGCCCATTACGGCAGTCTAAAGTACCTCGTAGAGATTCATATCCAAACAAGGAGTCCAAGAAGGATGGTTCTCCCTTAAGAACCTTTATGATAGATATCAATCCTGGCGACAGGAGTCCATGCGATCTTAGGGTTAAATCAGGGCAAACTAGGTCGTGTACCTCTCCTGAACACCAAGGGAAGACTTTGGAAGGACGCATTGATGATAGACCCATCGTGCTTAAAGAACGAAAGCTGTCAGTGGACTCTCTGACCCGGTTTTATATTCCCCTGAGTTTACACCATTACCTGGGCTTACCCGAGCAGACGGTCTTAGGTGAAAGAGAACAGGTTAAGGTACAGGCATATGAAATATTTGAACAGATGAACCAAGGCAGATTGAGCAATGAGAGTTCCCCTTCTCGACAATCCCTACCTGAATCGGAGGAGATCACCTTTGACTCCTCGGGGAGCTCCACACCTGAAGCCTGGTCAATCTCACACACCAGTTCATACT GGGATAGTGAGGATGAAGGCCCTGTCAAAGCCGCTCTGGAACGAGCCAATGCCAGACCCATCTCTATTTCCAAAAGTCTAGAGGACCTGACATCCACACCTTTAC AAGAGAGATGGAAGACTGACCCAAGGAGTGATGTTAGGAAGAGTATGGAAAATG TGTCTGCAGTCACTCCCAACACCAAAACATCCTTCTCCGACCCAGAACAGGTGAAGATGATGAGTATGTCTGTACCTGCATTCATGCAACAAGAG ATGGATTGCGGAAACAGTGACTGTGCATCAGTGAGCAGTTCCCAATATGACAGACTGAGAACATGCAACACTCCTTCTAATTTTAGCACTTGCTCTGAAGTGGCCTCAATGTCCTCT GTCACTGGCAGTGTGATGAGCATCTACAGTAGCGAGTTTGGTAATGTGGAGGTCAAAGGCACAATCCAGTTCGCCATTCACTACGTACAGAAACTGGGAGAGTTCCACATCTTTGTTGTGCAGTGCAAGGACCTCGCCGTAGCAGATGTTAAGAGGAACCGATCTGATCC GTATGTTAAATGTTACTTGCTACCTGATAAAGCAAAAtatggaaagaaaaaaacatgcgTGAGGAAGAAGACTCTGGATCCAGCTTATAACGAAATCCTACGG TTTAAGATTCCAATGGAGATGCTGAAAACCCAGAAGCTGAACACCTCTGTGTGGCACAATGACACATTTGGGCGTAACAGCTTTCTTGGAGAGGTTGAGGTTGATCTGGCCGAATGGGATTTCAATAACACGCAAATGAATGAATATCTACTTAAAGGAAGG GTTCAGGTTCCCACCAGCCCAAAACATTCTGTCGGTGGTGGGGAAATGAGTGCAGAGATTAAAGTAGCTCTGCGCTTTCTCCCGCAGACTTCTCACA GTCAGAAGAACAAGGGGAATGGTGAGGTGCAAATATGGGTGAAAGAATGCAAGAATCTGCCTATTTCCAGGGGTGTTGCCATTGACCCATTTGTCAAATG TGCAGTCCTCCCAGATGCCAGTCGAAAAAACCGTCAGAAGACCAGAGTGTTGAAGAGGTCTTCTAACCCAGTGTTTAACCACACCATGGTTTATGATGGCTTCAGACAAGAGGACCTCAAAGAGGCCTGTGTGGAGCTTACAGTGTGGGATCATGACAGACTCAACAACCACTTCATTGGGGGTATTAGACTTGGCCCTGGAACAG GTAAAAGTTACGGCACTGAAGTGAACTGGATGGACTCTAACGCTGCTGAAGCAGCCCTGTGGGAAAGAATGATGCAATCTCAGAATGAATGGGTGGAAGATGTATTACCTTTGAGAATGATGGTCATGGCAAGAATGTCTAGATAG